The following proteins come from a genomic window of Nitrospira sp.:
- a CDS encoding ADP-heptose--lipooligosaccharide heptosyltransferase II encodes MPSVNHLDDRSSPPLKNARILLIKPSSLGDIVHAFPVVSAIKTQWPGSHITWVVKRRWADLVERAEGIDRIWPIDMTVKSWIREGRALRAQRFDLAIDLQGLFRSAILARLSGAPMRIGFANGREGSPWFYTQLVPVPNPDIHAVDRYLSVAAALGVSLPEKPRFEFRLPERDMAAVRELCRRKGFSVDKPWIAVNIGARWPTKRWPLASFAAVVDRLHEAHHDPVVMIGGADERAFTNKLRTLTDRPFIDLSGDIPLGCLPALLSKATAMVTNDSGPMHIAAALGVPVVAIFGPTSAARTGPYGGGHQVLASRISCSPCFSRVCRHDPELECLHLIQPIQVVEVIRPLLSAHVPCP; translated from the coding sequence GTGCCGTCTGTCAACCATCTCGATGATCGTTCCTCACCACCGTTGAAGAACGCGCGCATCCTGTTGATCAAGCCCAGTTCTCTTGGGGACATCGTTCACGCATTTCCGGTCGTGTCGGCGATCAAAACACAATGGCCGGGATCGCATATTACATGGGTGGTGAAGCGCCGGTGGGCCGACCTTGTCGAGCGGGCGGAAGGAATCGACCGTATCTGGCCGATCGACATGACGGTAAAGAGTTGGATCAGAGAAGGCCGGGCGCTGCGCGCACAGCGGTTTGACCTCGCCATAGATTTACAAGGACTGTTCCGCAGTGCCATCTTGGCACGCCTCAGCGGTGCACCGATGCGTATCGGGTTCGCGAATGGGAGGGAAGGAAGCCCATGGTTCTATACCCAACTTGTCCCGGTTCCCAATCCCGATATCCATGCCGTCGATCGATATCTTTCGGTTGCCGCGGCATTGGGAGTATCCCTGCCGGAAAAACCGCGATTTGAGTTCAGATTACCGGAAAGGGACATGGCGGCCGTTCGGGAGCTCTGCCGGCGCAAAGGCTTTTCGGTGGACAAGCCGTGGATCGCGGTAAACATCGGGGCGCGGTGGCCGACAAAGCGCTGGCCGCTGGCGTCGTTCGCCGCCGTCGTGGATCGGCTTCACGAGGCACATCATGATCCGGTCGTCATGATAGGAGGTGCGGATGAACGCGCCTTCACGAATAAGTTGAGAACTCTGACGGACCGGCCGTTCATCGATCTGAGCGGCGATATCCCATTGGGGTGCTTGCCGGCACTGCTCTCGAAAGCGACTGCCATGGTCACAAACGATTCCGGACCAATGCATATCGCTGCTGCGCTTGGAGTTCCGGTGGTCGCGATATTCGGACCCACGAGTGCGGCGCGGACTGGACCGTATGGAGGCGGCCATCAGGTACTGGCCAGTCGGATCTCTTGTAGCCCTTGTTTCAGTCGTGTCTGTCGACACGATCCTGAATTGGAATGTCTTCATCTCATTCAGCCGATTCAAGTGGTCGAGGTGATACGGCCGCTGTTGTCGGCTCACGTACCATGTCCATGA
- a CDS encoding four helix bundle protein: MAITRFEDLEVWQEATSLAVEIYAVSKDGNFSKDFGFRDQLRRSAVSIASNIAEGKERETILELIRHLYIAKGSSGELKTQLFIAERVGYIESDRAKDLRRAAEKISAKLGALIRTLKKK, translated from the coding sequence ATGGCCATAACCCGATTTGAGGATCTTGAGGTATGGCAAGAGGCCACTTCGTTGGCAGTCGAAATATATGCCGTCTCGAAAGACGGTAACTTTTCCAAAGATTTCGGTTTCAGGGACCAACTGCGACGATCGGCTGTTTCGATTGCTTCAAATATCGCTGAAGGCAAGGAGCGAGAGACGATTCTGGAGTTAATCCGCCATCTCTATATCGCAAAAGGATCATCTGGTGAACTCAAGACTCAGCTTTTCATTGCCGAGCGGGTGGGTTACATCGAGTCGGACCGTGCGAAAGATCTCAGACGAGCCGCAGAGAAGATCAGCGCCAAGCTCGGAGCTTTGATTCGAACACTCAAAAAGAAGTAG
- a CDS encoding Adenylylsulfate kinase has translation MSIKSVHDIPCASLTSPSVSTNVVWHRATVTRAHRETQNGHRGAILWFTGLSGAGKSTLAHAVEDHLHRRGFKSFVLDGDNVRHGLCSDLGFSVLHRQENIRRIGEVAKLFMEAGMIVLTAFISPYRAERKRVREMVENGDFIEIYCNAQIEVCEARDVKGMYKKARAGQIAEFTGVSSPYEIPERPDLIVDTGHLQLDECVRQVIVEIERRGVINR, from the coding sequence ATGTCCATAAAATCAGTGCATGATATTCCGTGCGCTTCACTCACCAGTCCTTCGGTATCCACCAACGTAGTCTGGCATCGGGCTACTGTGACCCGGGCGCATCGCGAGACTCAAAACGGCCATCGTGGCGCTATCCTTTGGTTCACGGGATTGTCCGGGGCCGGCAAATCAACGCTGGCCCATGCGGTAGAAGACCACCTGCACCGGCGTGGCTTCAAGTCTTTCGTGCTGGATGGCGACAACGTGCGCCACGGACTCTGCAGCGACTTGGGGTTCTCGGTGCTGCACCGTCAGGAGAACATCCGGCGTATCGGCGAAGTGGCGAAACTATTCATGGAAGCGGGCATGATCGTACTGACCGCCTTCATTTCACCCTATCGCGCCGAGAGAAAGCGGGTGCGTGAGATGGTGGAGAACGGTGATTTTATAGAAATCTATTGCAACGCGCAGATTGAAGTCTGTGAAGCGCGCGATGTCAAGGGGATGTACAAAAAAGCGCGCGCAGGGCAGATTGCTGAGTTTACCGGAGTTTCATCACCCTATGAAATCCCAGAGCGGCCTGATCTTATCGTGGACACCGGTCACTTACAGCTTGACGAGTGCGTGCGCCAGGTTATCGTCGAGATAGAGCGGCGCGGGGTGATCAATAGGTAG
- a CDS encoding O-antigen export system, permease protein: MESQDELVIEAGSTEHHYWKDLWRYRELFYFLAWRDILVRYKQTAIGLAWAVLRPLLTMVAFVFVFGKLARMPSDGAPYPILVFAALLPWQFFANAFTEAGNSLIGNANMISKVYFPRLVIPASAVIVSFLDFLLSGALLAALMLWYGLTPDWRIMTIPLFMALAIVAAIGAGLWIAALNVKYRDFRYIIPFIVQFGLYISPVGYSSAVVPDNWRLLYSINPMVGVIDGFRWAIVGGESQLYWPGVSLSLVLVLLIAVTGVLYFRKTEKSFADVI, from the coding sequence ATGGAGAGTCAGGATGAGCTGGTCATCGAAGCGGGTAGCACTGAACATCACTATTGGAAAGACTTGTGGCGATACCGGGAATTATTCTATTTCTTGGCATGGCGAGACATATTGGTTCGGTACAAGCAGACCGCTATAGGGTTGGCATGGGCCGTGTTACGACCATTGCTGACCATGGTCGCGTTCGTGTTCGTGTTTGGAAAGCTCGCCCGCATGCCGTCCGATGGCGCGCCCTATCCCATTTTAGTCTTTGCCGCTCTGTTACCATGGCAATTTTTTGCCAATGCGTTTACCGAAGCAGGCAATAGCTTGATCGGCAACGCCAACATGATATCGAAAGTCTATTTCCCTCGGCTGGTGATACCGGCCAGCGCCGTGATTGTTAGCTTTTTGGATTTCTTGCTATCCGGGGCGCTGTTGGCTGCGTTAATGCTCTGGTATGGGTTGACACCAGACTGGCGAATTATGACCATTCCGTTGTTCATGGCTCTTGCCATTGTGGCCGCCATTGGGGCGGGTCTGTGGATCGCGGCGCTCAACGTCAAGTATCGAGATTTCCGCTATATCATACCGTTCATCGTGCAATTCGGCCTGTATATTTCACCGGTCGGATACAGCAGCGCCGTCGTTCCGGACAACTGGCGGTTGCTGTATTCCATCAATCCGATGGTGGGTGTGATCGATGGATTCCGCTGGGCGATTGTGGGGGGAGAATCCCAATTGTACTGGCCCGGTGTCTCGCTCTCGCTGGTGCTTGTCCTCCTGATTGCCGTCACCGGCGTCTTGTACTTCCGAAAGACGGAAAAAAGTTTTGCGGACGTGATCTAA
- a CDS encoding Teichoic acid export ATP-binding protein TagH: protein MAVAIAVEGLSKKYILDHQRLERYTALRDVLASGAKRFASKLLHPLADTEDDVTHETFWALKDVNFAVQQGDRVAIIGRNGAGKSTLLKILSRITEPTSGRFSIRGRVASLLEVGTGFHPELTGRENIFLNGAILGMTRAEIARKFDEIVAFAEVEQFLDTPVKRYSNGMYVRLAFAVAAHLEPEILIVDEVLAVGDIQFQKKCLGKMKDVGKEGRTVLFVSHNMAAVNQLCTKGILMEKGQIYAEGAVENILDQYIQRSAANRSHAFVNQTRDSHAKARLIEAHVLGRDNKSCAVFPIDQSAGIMLVWQLKVPVPFLRVGVEIMDTNGVVVLSSMDTDTTGLHGKPRQPGVFHETMLMPPFLLMPGIYSVKAFAGMPGIERIMEMENILEFEVTENHTHLSHVPGARRSGYIAAPLQWEVHPGPAE from the coding sequence ATGGCCGTCGCCATAGCTGTCGAAGGTCTGTCAAAAAAATACATCCTCGACCACCAACGGCTGGAGCGGTATACGGCCTTGCGGGATGTCTTGGCGAGCGGCGCAAAGCGATTCGCATCCAAACTGCTCCATCCTCTTGCGGATACAGAAGACGATGTGACGCATGAAACGTTTTGGGCCCTCAAGGATGTTAACTTTGCCGTTCAGCAGGGAGATCGGGTCGCGATCATCGGTCGGAACGGAGCGGGCAAGTCGACGCTGCTCAAGATCCTCAGCCGCATAACCGAGCCCACTTCCGGCCGATTTTCAATCCGAGGACGTGTAGCCAGTCTGCTGGAAGTAGGCACTGGTTTCCATCCTGAGCTCACCGGCAGGGAGAACATCTTCTTGAACGGTGCCATTCTGGGCATGACCAGGGCCGAGATTGCACGAAAGTTCGATGAGATCGTTGCCTTCGCCGAGGTGGAGCAGTTTCTTGATACCCCGGTCAAACGCTATTCCAACGGTATGTATGTGCGGCTTGCCTTCGCCGTTGCCGCACATCTAGAACCGGAAATACTTATTGTGGACGAAGTGCTGGCAGTGGGGGATATCCAGTTTCAAAAAAAGTGCCTTGGGAAAATGAAAGACGTGGGTAAAGAAGGCAGAACGGTGTTGTTTGTCAGTCATAATATGGCCGCCGTTAACCAGCTTTGCACTAAAGGCATTCTCATGGAGAAAGGGCAGATATACGCCGAAGGCGCCGTAGAAAACATTCTAGACCAGTATATTCAGCGTAGTGCTGCCAATCGAAGCCATGCCTTTGTGAACCAAACGCGAGATTCCCATGCGAAAGCAAGGCTGATCGAAGCACATGTGCTGGGAAGGGACAATAAATCTTGTGCGGTGTTTCCGATCGATCAGAGTGCCGGTATCATGCTCGTTTGGCAGCTCAAGGTTCCGGTGCCATTCCTGCGTGTCGGTGTGGAAATCATGGACACGAACGGAGTAGTCGTGCTCTCCAGCATGGATACCGATACCACCGGCTTGCACGGAAAACCACGTCAGCCTGGAGTTTTTCATGAAACGATGTTGATGCCGCCTTTTCTTCTGATGCCGGGCATCTACAGTGTCAAGGCGTTTGCCGGCATGCCGGGTATCGAAAGAATTATGGAGATGGAAAATATATTGGAATTTGAGGTAACGGAAAACCATACGCATCTTTCTCATGTACCGGGCGCTCGAAGAAGCGGATATATCGCTGCGCCATTGCAGTGGGAGGTCCATCCTGGGCCTGCTGAGTAG
- a CDS encoding Xenobiotic acyltransferase XAT family, which translates to MLEQLRLENPTCIINSSNISHADLGEMVAILDHACLNAVHMGSFSYVECNSILHNVDVGSFTSIGPDARIGLARHPSKTFVSTYPSFYSNQNSSCPLSFRGDKVFDDSVPKTTIGNDVWIGAHVIIPGGVQIGTGAIVAAGSVVVKDIPPYAVVGGNPASIIRFRFSDEEIKVLLESEWWNWSVDTIRRHIDAFSDIKRFKEIATRS; encoded by the coding sequence GTGCTTGAGCAGCTACGCCTTGAAAATCCCACTTGCATCATCAACAGCTCAAACATCTCTCATGCCGACCTGGGAGAAATGGTTGCCATTCTTGACCATGCATGCCTCAATGCCGTGCATATGGGAAGCTTTAGTTATGTCGAATGCAACTCGATCCTACACAACGTAGATGTGGGGAGTTTTACATCGATTGGGCCGGATGCGAGAATCGGCCTTGCGCGGCATCCTTCGAAAACCTTCGTATCGACCTATCCAAGTTTCTACAGCAATCAAAATTCGAGTTGTCCGTTGAGCTTCCGCGGAGATAAGGTCTTTGATGATTCCGTACCAAAAACTACCATCGGTAATGATGTCTGGATAGGGGCGCATGTCATCATTCCTGGCGGGGTGCAGATCGGTACTGGAGCAATCGTGGCGGCAGGGTCGGTTGTTGTGAAGGATATTCCTCCCTATGCGGTTGTAGGCGGAAATCCAGCGAGCATTATTCGGTTTCGATTTTCTGATGAAGAAATCAAGGTGTTGTTGGAATCGGAATGGTGGAACTGGTCCGTCGACACAATCAGGCGCCACATAGATGCGTTTTCAGATATTAAGAGATTCAAGGAAATTGCCACCCGATCATGA
- a CDS encoding Glycosyl transferase, group 1 family protein encodes MNVLHLSWSDVQGGAARAAYRLHRALPTIGVNSQMLVEVKGSQEPSIFDGGSIINRIAGRISSHWDQFYVHSYTSRKPLLFSPAKAATRTVQRADKISKDIYHLHWITNGFLKVEDLRTLEKPLVWTLHDLWGFTGGCHYGEGCSRFETDCGCCPVLDSRVHNDLSRETWERKCSAWRDIDLTLIAPSRWMARMAASSALFRSRRIEVIPYCLDTQVFCPTECAVARRRLSLPHGKHVVLFSALTGDGDKRKGLHLLKSAFESLAKNGNAGSICLAVAGMNGDTHDSSFSFDVHYLGILKRDKEMASACAAADVFVAPSMEDNLPNTVLEALSCGTPCVAFDIGGMGDMIDHRMNGYLAKPFDVDDLAMGIRWVLADENRRRSLSDAARKKVVEEYGFEPIARRHARLYEELTSTTKRSKGTSFC; translated from the coding sequence ATGAATGTTCTTCATCTTAGCTGGTCTGATGTTCAAGGTGGAGCGGCTAGGGCCGCATATCGCCTGCATCGGGCGCTTCCTACTATCGGTGTGAATTCACAAATGCTGGTTGAGGTAAAGGGGAGTCAAGAGCCATCGATATTTGACGGGGGATCCATCATAAATCGGATCGCAGGGCGTATTTCATCTCATTGGGACCAATTTTATGTGCATAGTTATACGAGCAGGAAGCCTCTCTTATTCTCACCGGCAAAGGCCGCGACACGTACCGTGCAGAGAGCCGATAAGATATCAAAAGATATCTATCACCTGCATTGGATCACCAATGGATTCCTGAAAGTCGAGGACTTGCGAACGCTGGAGAAGCCTTTAGTATGGACGCTTCATGACCTATGGGGTTTTACCGGTGGATGTCACTACGGAGAGGGATGTTCAAGATTCGAAACCGATTGTGGTTGCTGCCCGGTGCTTGACTCAAGAGTTCACAATGATCTGTCCCGAGAGACATGGGAGCGAAAGTGCTCGGCATGGAGGGATATTGATCTTACTTTGATCGCGCCGAGTCGTTGGATGGCAAGAATGGCTGCATCCAGTGCGTTATTCCGATCTCGGCGTATAGAAGTCATCCCCTATTGCCTTGATACGCAGGTGTTTTGTCCTACCGAGTGTGCGGTTGCAAGGCGAAGGCTCTCCTTGCCTCACGGCAAGCATGTCGTGTTGTTTAGTGCGTTGACAGGTGACGGCGATAAACGAAAAGGCCTCCATTTGCTTAAGTCCGCATTTGAAAGTCTTGCCAAGAATGGGAACGCGGGGTCAATTTGCCTGGCCGTTGCCGGAATGAACGGCGATACGCACGACTCGTCGTTCTCCTTTGACGTTCATTATCTCGGAATATTGAAGCGAGATAAGGAGATGGCATCGGCTTGTGCGGCGGCAGACGTATTCGTGGCTCCTTCCATGGAAGACAACTTACCGAATACTGTTCTGGAAGCGCTGAGTTGTGGAACTCCATGCGTGGCTTTTGATATAGGCGGGATGGGCGACATGATAGATCATCGGATGAACGGGTATCTTGCCAAGCCGTTTGATGTAGACGATTTGGCTATGGGAATTCGATGGGTTTTGGCGGATGAGAACCGCCGGCGGAGTTTGAGCGACGCCGCACGGAAAAAAGTCGTGGAGGAGTACGGATTTGAACCGATAGCACGGCGCCATGCGAGATTGTACGAGGAGCTGACTTCAACAACTAAGCGATCCAAGGGGACCTCGTTTTGCTGA
- a CDS encoding Fe-S oxidoreductase, whose protein sequence is MATPRMPSRRLDVLFVNADSSLQAYQGLAKTYSAIEPPTWALLLAQSCRAKGFGVAILDCDAEKLPLSEAVNRIQSANPRLVVFVVYGQNPNSGTTGMIGAGTLAKELKQQHPNLPICFVGSHTSALPMEVLQLPFVDFVLLNEGVYALHNLLRTDLRSDLDAVKGIGYKAGNSGETRRAVLNEPQGVVPQDRMDIDMPGYAWDLLPYRSRPLDMYRAHFWHAEFDHEKRTPFAAIYTSLGCTFACDFCMINIVNRVDNGSGIDASQSRGMRFWSAKLIAGELEKLAKMGVETVRISDEMFFLNRKYYEPLLGDIIERDLRLRMWAYARVDTVRHEYIDLFRRAGINWLALGIEAGNQTVRQEVSKGSFQEVNIRAVCDKVRAAGMNIISNYIFGFPDDTLETMGETLDLALELNTEMANMYPCQALPGSPMYRMAKQQGWKLPDSYSGYAFLSYDSHPLPTKHVTAAEVLKFRDEAWQQYFSNPAYLKLVEAKFGEKERVNVEAMAAVRLRRKLLGD, encoded by the coding sequence ATGGCTACGCCGCGCATGCCTTCCCGGAGGCTTGATGTGCTCTTCGTCAATGCGGATTCGTCGCTGCAGGCCTATCAGGGGCTGGCGAAGACCTATTCGGCGATCGAACCTCCCACATGGGCCTTGTTGCTCGCGCAGTCATGTCGAGCGAAGGGCTTCGGCGTGGCGATTTTGGATTGTGATGCGGAGAAATTGCCGCTGTCCGAGGCGGTCAACCGTATTCAGAGCGCGAATCCACGGCTGGTGGTGTTCGTCGTGTACGGACAAAATCCCAATTCCGGAACGACCGGAATGATCGGGGCCGGCACGCTCGCGAAAGAACTCAAGCAACAACATCCGAATCTTCCCATTTGTTTCGTGGGATCCCATACCAGCGCATTGCCCATGGAGGTCCTGCAGCTTCCGTTCGTCGATTTTGTACTGCTGAACGAGGGCGTGTATGCATTGCACAATCTGCTGCGGACGGATCTCCGTTCCGATTTGGACGCTGTGAAGGGAATTGGATATAAGGCAGGCAATTCCGGAGAAACGCGCCGAGCAGTGTTGAACGAACCGCAAGGGGTCGTGCCGCAAGATCGGATGGACATCGATATGCCGGGTTATGCATGGGATCTCCTGCCGTACCGGTCACGTCCGCTGGATATGTACCGAGCGCATTTTTGGCATGCCGAGTTCGATCATGAGAAGCGCACACCGTTCGCGGCGATCTACACGTCTCTGGGATGCACCTTTGCCTGTGATTTCTGCATGATTAACATCGTGAATCGGGTGGATAACGGAAGCGGGATCGATGCCTCTCAGTCACGGGGAATGCGGTTCTGGAGCGCGAAGTTGATCGCGGGTGAGCTCGAAAAGCTTGCGAAGATGGGGGTGGAGACCGTCCGCATCAGCGACGAAATGTTCTTCTTGAATCGTAAATATTACGAGCCCCTCTTGGGAGACATCATCGAACGCGACCTGCGGCTGCGGATGTGGGCCTACGCCAGAGTCGATACGGTACGCCATGAGTATATTGATTTGTTCCGGCGAGCGGGCATCAATTGGCTGGCCCTGGGGATTGAAGCCGGCAACCAAACGGTGCGTCAAGAGGTCTCAAAGGGGTCGTTTCAGGAGGTCAACATTCGGGCTGTTTGCGACAAGGTGCGGGCCGCCGGGATGAACATCATCAGCAACTACATTTTTGGCTTCCCCGACGATACGCTGGAGACGATGGGGGAAACATTGGATTTAGCGCTTGAACTGAATACCGAAATGGCCAATATGTATCCCTGTCAAGCCTTGCCGGGAAGTCCGATGTATCGTATGGCCAAACAGCAGGGATGGAAGTTGCCGGACAGCTATAGCGGATACGCTTTCCTGTCGTATGATAGCCACCCTCTTCCGACGAAACATGTGACGGCGGCGGAGGTGCTGAAGTTTCGGGATGAAGCATGGCAACAGTACTTCTCGAATCCCGCCTACTTGAAATTAGTTGAAGCGAAGTTCGGAGAGAAAGAACGGGTGAACGTCGAAGCCATGGCCGCAGTGCGGTTACGGCGGAAACTGCTCGGCGATTGA
- a CDS encoding D-glycero-alpha-D-manno-heptose 7-phosphate kinase, whose product MIITRTPFRISFFGGGTDYPAWYQEHGGVVLATSIDKYCHISCRYLPPFFEHRHRIVYSIIENVRRVEEIKHPAVRAVLAWAGCDDQGLEIHHDGDLPARSGLGSSSSFTVGLIHAIAALRGKYISKDELAAQAINMEQQIIKENVGSQDQISAAFGGFNRIDFKRNDTFQVSPIILTKDRLHEFQSHLMLCFTGFSRIASEVAKSKIANFKSRETELKRMKEMVDEAIQILQSPRTPIEEVGRLLHQSWLCKRSLSGQVSTPEIDHLYEEAMRVGALGGKILGAGGGGFMLLFVKPGLQSKVHERLKHLIHVPFRFETTGSRVVLYQPHGLS is encoded by the coding sequence ATGATCATTACACGAACACCGTTCCGCATTTCATTTTTCGGCGGCGGCACCGATTATCCGGCCTGGTATCAGGAGCATGGCGGGGTCGTGCTGGCGACTTCGATCGATAAATACTGTCATATCAGCTGCCGGTATCTTCCGCCTTTCTTCGAGCACCGGCACCGCATCGTCTATTCGATCATCGAAAATGTGCGCCGCGTCGAGGAGATCAAGCACCCTGCCGTCCGTGCCGTGCTTGCCTGGGCCGGGTGCGATGATCAGGGGCTCGAGATTCATCATGACGGCGACTTGCCTGCGCGATCAGGTCTCGGATCCAGTTCGTCCTTTACGGTCGGATTGATCCATGCCATCGCCGCTTTGCGGGGGAAGTATATTTCAAAAGACGAATTGGCCGCTCAAGCCATCAATATGGAGCAGCAGATCATCAAGGAAAATGTCGGTTCGCAAGATCAGATCTCGGCCGCATTCGGCGGGTTCAACCGAATCGATTTCAAGCGGAACGATACGTTTCAAGTGTCGCCCATCATCCTGACCAAAGACCGATTGCATGAGTTTCAGTCGCATTTGATGTTGTGTTTTACGGGGTTTTCAAGAATCGCCTCCGAGGTCGCCAAGTCCAAGATCGCGAACTTTAAGAGCCGCGAAACCGAATTGAAGCGCATGAAGGAGATGGTCGACGAAGCCATTCAAATCCTGCAGAGCCCGAGGACGCCGATCGAAGAAGTGGGCCGATTGCTCCACCAAAGCTGGCTCTGTAAGCGCAGCCTTTCGGGCCAGGTTTCGACGCCGGAGATCGATCATCTGTACGAGGAAGCCATGAGGGTGGGCGCTCTGGGAGGGAAGATTCTAGGGGCCGGCGGCGGGGGGTTTATGCTGTTGTTCGTCAAGCCCGGACTGCAATCGAAAGTGCACGAACGGCTGAAACATCTGATACACGTGCCGTTCAGGTTTGAAACCACAGGCAGCCGAGTCGTGCTGTATCAGCCGCACGGCCTTTCCTAA